One genomic segment of Aythya fuligula isolate bAytFul2 chromosome 5, bAytFul2.pri, whole genome shotgun sequence includes these proteins:
- the BTBD10 gene encoding BTB/POZ domain-containing protein 10 isoform X2 produces the protein MAGRPHPYDSNSSDPENWDRKLHNRPRKLCKHSSTSSRVAKGIDCTKMSLHGASGGHERSRDRRRSSDRSRDSSHERTESQLTPCIRNVTSPTRQYHSDREKDHSSSRPSSPRPQKTSPNGSTVSMVNSSRNSSQSSSDGSCKAGGEMVFVYENGKEGARNVRTSERVTLIVDNTRFVVDPSIFTAQPNTMLGRMFGSGREHNFTRPNEKGEYEVAEGIGSTVFRAILDYYKTGVIRCPDGISIPELREACDYLCISFEYSTIKCRDLSALMHELSNDGARKQFEFYLEEMILPLMVASAQSGERECHIVVLTDDDVVDWDEEYPPQMGEEYSQIIYSTKLYRFFKYIENRDVAKSVLKERGLKKIRLGIEGYPTYKEKVKKRPGGRPEVIYNYVQRPFIRMSWEKEEGKSRHVDFQCVKSKSITNLAAAAADIPQDQLVVMHPTPQVDELDILPIHPPPNNSEMDTEGQNPLL, from the exons ATGGCAGGACGGCCTCATCCTTATGACAGTAACTCCAGTGATCCAGAGAATTGGGATCGGAAATTGCATAATAGACCTCGTAAACTTTGTAAACATTCAAG cacCTCATCTCGTGTTGCTAAAGGAATAGACTGTACAAAAATGAGCCTCCATGGGGCAAGTGGTGGACATGAGAGATCAAGGGACAGACGCAGATCAAGTGACAGATCGCGTGACTCATCCCATGAAAGGACAGAATCTCAGCTCACTCCATGCATCAGGAATGTTACTTCACCAACAAGACAGTACCATTCTG ATCGAGAAAAGGATCACAGTTCATCTCGACCAAGCAGCCCTCGTCCTCAAAAGACTTCACCTAATGGTTCCACTGTTAGCATGgtgaacagcagcagaaacagtaGCCAGTCAAGTTCAGATGGGAGCTGCAAGGCTGGTGGAGAAATGGTGTTTGtatatgaaaatggaaaagaaggagCTCGGAATGTAAGAACTTCTGAACGGGTAACACTCATAGTGGACAACACCAGATTTGTTGTGGATCCTTCTATTTTCACTGCACAGCCTAATACAATGTTGGGCAg GATGTTTGGATCAGGCAGAGAACATAATTTCACACGTCCTAATGAAAAAGGAGAGTATGAAGTTGCTGAAGGAATTGGGTCTACCGTGTTTCGTGCTATTCTG GATTACTACAAGACTGGAGTGATACGCTGTCCTGATGGGATATCAATTCCTGAATTGAGAGAAGCATGTGACTATCTCTGTATCTCTTTTGAGTATAGTACCATTAAATGCAGAGATCTCA GTGCTCTCATGCATGAATTGTCAAATGATGGTGCTCGCAAACAATTTGAGTTTTACCTAGAGGAAATGATTCTCCCATTAATGGTAGCCAGTGCCCAAAGTGGTGAGAGGGAGTGCCACATTGTTGTGCTGACAGATGATGATGTTGTTGACTGGGATGAAGAGTATCCTCCACAAATGGGAGAGGAGTATTCACAAA ttatttacaGCACGAAGTTGTATCGATTCTTCAAATACATTGAAAATAGAGATGTGGccaaatctgttttgaaagaaagaggACTCAAGAAGATCCGACTGGGCATTGAAG GTTACCCTACATacaaagagaaagtgaaaaagcGACCAGGTGGAAGGCCAGAGGTGATTTACAACTACGTCCAAAGGCCATTTATACGGATGTcatgggagaaggaggaaggaaagagtcGGCATGTTGACTTTCAGTGTGTGAAAAGCAAATCTATCACAAATTtagcagcagcggcagcagatATACCCCAGGACCAGCTTGTGGTAATGCATCCTACCCCCCAAGTAGATGAGTTGGATATTCTGCCTATTCATCCTCCACCTAATAACAGTGAGATGGATACTGAAGGACAAAACCCCCTCCTCTGA
- the BTBD10 gene encoding BTB/POZ domain-containing protein 10 isoform X1: MPKDADLAFKAAFLEGTQFLCALISRLFPCFCVSSLIDTRGSTSSRVAKGIDCTKMSLHGASGGHERSRDRRRSSDRSRDSSHERTESQLTPCIRNVTSPTRQYHSDREKDHSSSRPSSPRPQKTSPNGSTVSMVNSSRNSSQSSSDGSCKAGGEMVFVYENGKEGARNVRTSERVTLIVDNTRFVVDPSIFTAQPNTMLGRMFGSGREHNFTRPNEKGEYEVAEGIGSTVFRAILDYYKTGVIRCPDGISIPELREACDYLCISFEYSTIKCRDLSALMHELSNDGARKQFEFYLEEMILPLMVASAQSGERECHIVVLTDDDVVDWDEEYPPQMGEEYSQIIYSTKLYRFFKYIENRDVAKSVLKERGLKKIRLGIEGYPTYKEKVKKRPGGRPEVIYNYVQRPFIRMSWEKEEGKSRHVDFQCVKSKSITNLAAAAADIPQDQLVVMHPTPQVDELDILPIHPPPNNSEMDTEGQNPLL; this comes from the exons ATGCCAAAGGATGCTGATCTGGCtttcaaagctgctttcttGGAAGGAACACAATTCCTTTGTGCTCTGATTTCAAGATTATTTCCATGCTTTTGTGTTTCCTCCCTGATAGATACCAGAGGAAG cacCTCATCTCGTGTTGCTAAAGGAATAGACTGTACAAAAATGAGCCTCCATGGGGCAAGTGGTGGACATGAGAGATCAAGGGACAGACGCAGATCAAGTGACAGATCGCGTGACTCATCCCATGAAAGGACAGAATCTCAGCTCACTCCATGCATCAGGAATGTTACTTCACCAACAAGACAGTACCATTCTG ATCGAGAAAAGGATCACAGTTCATCTCGACCAAGCAGCCCTCGTCCTCAAAAGACTTCACCTAATGGTTCCACTGTTAGCATGgtgaacagcagcagaaacagtaGCCAGTCAAGTTCAGATGGGAGCTGCAAGGCTGGTGGAGAAATGGTGTTTGtatatgaaaatggaaaagaaggagCTCGGAATGTAAGAACTTCTGAACGGGTAACACTCATAGTGGACAACACCAGATTTGTTGTGGATCCTTCTATTTTCACTGCACAGCCTAATACAATGTTGGGCAg GATGTTTGGATCAGGCAGAGAACATAATTTCACACGTCCTAATGAAAAAGGAGAGTATGAAGTTGCTGAAGGAATTGGGTCTACCGTGTTTCGTGCTATTCTG GATTACTACAAGACTGGAGTGATACGCTGTCCTGATGGGATATCAATTCCTGAATTGAGAGAAGCATGTGACTATCTCTGTATCTCTTTTGAGTATAGTACCATTAAATGCAGAGATCTCA GTGCTCTCATGCATGAATTGTCAAATGATGGTGCTCGCAAACAATTTGAGTTTTACCTAGAGGAAATGATTCTCCCATTAATGGTAGCCAGTGCCCAAAGTGGTGAGAGGGAGTGCCACATTGTTGTGCTGACAGATGATGATGTTGTTGACTGGGATGAAGAGTATCCTCCACAAATGGGAGAGGAGTATTCACAAA ttatttacaGCACGAAGTTGTATCGATTCTTCAAATACATTGAAAATAGAGATGTGGccaaatctgttttgaaagaaagaggACTCAAGAAGATCCGACTGGGCATTGAAG GTTACCCTACATacaaagagaaagtgaaaaagcGACCAGGTGGAAGGCCAGAGGTGATTTACAACTACGTCCAAAGGCCATTTATACGGATGTcatgggagaaggaggaaggaaagagtcGGCATGTTGACTTTCAGTGTGTGAAAAGCAAATCTATCACAAATTtagcagcagcggcagcagatATACCCCAGGACCAGCTTGTGGTAATGCATCCTACCCCCCAAGTAGATGAGTTGGATATTCTGCCTATTCATCCTCCACCTAATAACAGTGAGATGGATACTGAAGGACAAAACCCCCTCCTCTGA
- the BTBD10 gene encoding BTB/POZ domain-containing protein 10 isoform X3, producing the protein MSLHGASGGHERSRDRRRSSDRSRDSSHERTESQLTPCIRNVTSPTRQYHSDREKDHSSSRPSSPRPQKTSPNGSTVSMVNSSRNSSQSSSDGSCKAGGEMVFVYENGKEGARNVRTSERVTLIVDNTRFVVDPSIFTAQPNTMLGRMFGSGREHNFTRPNEKGEYEVAEGIGSTVFRAILDYYKTGVIRCPDGISIPELREACDYLCISFEYSTIKCRDLSALMHELSNDGARKQFEFYLEEMILPLMVASAQSGERECHIVVLTDDDVVDWDEEYPPQMGEEYSQIIYSTKLYRFFKYIENRDVAKSVLKERGLKKIRLGIEGYPTYKEKVKKRPGGRPEVIYNYVQRPFIRMSWEKEEGKSRHVDFQCVKSKSITNLAAAAADIPQDQLVVMHPTPQVDELDILPIHPPPNNSEMDTEGQNPLL; encoded by the exons ATGAGCCTCCATGGGGCAAGTGGTGGACATGAGAGATCAAGGGACAGACGCAGATCAAGTGACAGATCGCGTGACTCATCCCATGAAAGGACAGAATCTCAGCTCACTCCATGCATCAGGAATGTTACTTCACCAACAAGACAGTACCATTCTG ATCGAGAAAAGGATCACAGTTCATCTCGACCAAGCAGCCCTCGTCCTCAAAAGACTTCACCTAATGGTTCCACTGTTAGCATGgtgaacagcagcagaaacagtaGCCAGTCAAGTTCAGATGGGAGCTGCAAGGCTGGTGGAGAAATGGTGTTTGtatatgaaaatggaaaagaaggagCTCGGAATGTAAGAACTTCTGAACGGGTAACACTCATAGTGGACAACACCAGATTTGTTGTGGATCCTTCTATTTTCACTGCACAGCCTAATACAATGTTGGGCAg GATGTTTGGATCAGGCAGAGAACATAATTTCACACGTCCTAATGAAAAAGGAGAGTATGAAGTTGCTGAAGGAATTGGGTCTACCGTGTTTCGTGCTATTCTG GATTACTACAAGACTGGAGTGATACGCTGTCCTGATGGGATATCAATTCCTGAATTGAGAGAAGCATGTGACTATCTCTGTATCTCTTTTGAGTATAGTACCATTAAATGCAGAGATCTCA GTGCTCTCATGCATGAATTGTCAAATGATGGTGCTCGCAAACAATTTGAGTTTTACCTAGAGGAAATGATTCTCCCATTAATGGTAGCCAGTGCCCAAAGTGGTGAGAGGGAGTGCCACATTGTTGTGCTGACAGATGATGATGTTGTTGACTGGGATGAAGAGTATCCTCCACAAATGGGAGAGGAGTATTCACAAA ttatttacaGCACGAAGTTGTATCGATTCTTCAAATACATTGAAAATAGAGATGTGGccaaatctgttttgaaagaaagaggACTCAAGAAGATCCGACTGGGCATTGAAG GTTACCCTACATacaaagagaaagtgaaaaagcGACCAGGTGGAAGGCCAGAGGTGATTTACAACTACGTCCAAAGGCCATTTATACGGATGTcatgggagaaggaggaaggaaagagtcGGCATGTTGACTTTCAGTGTGTGAAAAGCAAATCTATCACAAATTtagcagcagcggcagcagatATACCCCAGGACCAGCTTGTGGTAATGCATCCTACCCCCCAAGTAGATGAGTTGGATATTCTGCCTATTCATCCTCCACCTAATAACAGTGAGATGGATACTGAAGGACAAAACCCCCTCCTCTGA